The proteins below are encoded in one region of Segatella copri:
- a CDS encoding RagB/SusD family nutrient uptake outer membrane protein encodes MKIVNYIVSAALCTLSLSSCTDLSETLYDQVASENYYNTKQDVIRATFRPFEHAFWSIESRHVLNELTADQLITPTRDGWWDDGGKWRIMHYHDYNVEDAEMVQQEWNGCFQGIMQSCKVIEDLSKLSAEQFGFTQSEFNNLKAQCRVLRAWFYLRLLDGFRHVPLVTTTTGGSMKQVDPKETYKFIESELKECLPLLVEKTELGTNSTLQGQWTKAAAASLLVRLYLNAEVYIGEAHYSDCAKVAQDILDGVYGKYKIADRWDAAFDWDNDACDEVIFGFPASSGYTYWNYSSNTYNWTVPARAKYYLNDAKSKAGDHNCKYAASPSYAPDGTLYNYQLGMPIQKFKKYPSDERLKLYRNLGNSRREGMFLYGYLEYKDENGATKHVKAPEVDYELYIRDAVGVFQSTPPTKWLSATTATLRDGDHNSGWHFVKYPLYSDDDAHQLESDYTEIRLPEIIYSLAECKLREGDKETAGKLLNSVRKRNYPEADYQDVLYAPEGNVLLDMNEMLDEWGREYFAESRRRIDLIRFDKFSTNGVWWDKQADADRHTEIWPITREVLNSNHELEQNPGYNK; translated from the coding sequence ATGAAAATTGTTAATTATATAGTATCTGCAGCTTTATGCACACTCTCGTTGTCAAGCTGTACTGACTTGAGCGAAACGCTCTATGATCAAGTGGCATCAGAGAATTATTATAATACCAAGCAGGATGTGATTAGAGCCACATTCCGTCCTTTCGAACATGCTTTCTGGAGCATTGAGAGCCGCCATGTGCTCAATGAATTGACTGCTGACCAACTGATAACTCCTACTCGTGATGGTTGGTGGGACGATGGTGGAAAATGGCGTATCATGCACTATCACGATTACAATGTGGAAGATGCAGAGATGGTACAGCAAGAATGGAACGGTTGTTTCCAAGGTATTATGCAGAGTTGTAAGGTTATCGAGGACTTGAGTAAGCTTTCTGCAGAACAGTTTGGATTCACACAATCAGAGTTCAATAACCTCAAGGCTCAGTGCCGTGTATTGCGTGCTTGGTTCTATCTTCGCTTGCTTGATGGTTTCCGCCATGTGCCATTGGTAACAACCACAACAGGAGGCTCTATGAAACAGGTAGATCCTAAGGAAACTTATAAATTCATCGAGAGTGAATTGAAAGAATGCCTGCCATTGCTCGTAGAGAAAACCGAATTAGGTACCAATTCTACCCTCCAAGGCCAGTGGACAAAGGCTGCTGCCGCATCTTTGCTCGTTCGCCTTTACCTCAATGCAGAGGTCTATATCGGTGAGGCTCACTACAGCGACTGTGCCAAGGTAGCTCAAGACATCCTTGATGGTGTATATGGCAAATATAAGATTGCAGACCGTTGGGATGCAGCCTTTGACTGGGATAATGATGCTTGTGATGAGGTTATCTTCGGTTTCCCTGCTTCTTCTGGTTATACTTATTGGAACTATTCAAGTAACACTTATAACTGGACTGTTCCTGCACGTGCCAAGTATTACTTGAACGATGCCAAGAGTAAGGCTGGTGACCATAACTGTAAGTATGCAGCCTCTCCAAGTTATGCCCCTGATGGAACGCTCTACAATTATCAGTTGGGTATGCCTATTCAGAAATTCAAGAAGTATCCAAGCGATGAGCGTTTGAAACTTTATCGTAACTTGGGTAACAGCCGCCGTGAGGGTATGTTCCTCTATGGCTACTTGGAGTACAAGGACGAGAATGGAGCAACCAAGCATGTGAAGGCTCCAGAGGTGGATTATGAACTTTATATTCGTGATGCGGTGGGTGTATTCCAAAGTACTCCTCCTACCAAGTGGCTTTCTGCTACCACAGCAACCTTGCGTGATGGCGACCACAACTCAGGTTGGCACTTCGTAAAGTATCCGCTCTATAGTGATGACGATGCTCATCAGTTGGAGAGTGACTACACTGAGATTCGCTTGCCAGAGATTATCTACTCTCTCGCTGAGTGCAAGTTGCGTGAAGGCGATAAGGAAACGGCTGGAAAGTTGCTCAACAGTGTGCGTAAGCGCAATTATCCAGAGGCAGATTATCAAGATGTACTCTATGCTCCAGAAGGGAATGTTCTTCTCGATATGAATGAAATGTTGGATGAGTGGGGACGTGAGTACTTTGCAGAGAGTCGCCGTCGTATTGACCTCATTCGCTTCGACAAGTTCTCTACCAATGGTGTATGGTGGGATAAGCAAGCTGATGCAGATCGACATACAGAGATTTGGCCTATCACACGTGAGGTATTGAACTCTAATCATGAGTTGGAGCAGAATCCTGGGTATAACAAGTAA
- a CDS encoding glucan 1,6-alpha-isomaltosidase, giving the protein MKKTILFSMAMAVASLLGSCADDVEMKYPPTHELSNLPVVEGIHDGVKAPMYWSVYEYCMMQNAAGVNNNDMDLTSDQWDEIVDWVATELKPHGYDMICTDGFIPMLAKDESGYMTHYGSQALKDIVEKCRAKGLKLGVYDNPLWIHGPKETKIEGTDYTFADLFYNGENKDKLSHPTAKDMSFSWAVAENPGCREYIDGFFKHYKEMGVEFIRMDFLSWYEDGQDRYMGVTGRGYGRENYALAMRYIAESAKKYGIFTSLVMPHLYADAQVESLYGNMVRIVADTGSGGWWHCSAQDKGKSYKTWPNCMNMFDGFTYWSHISGRNKVILDGDFIRLNTFDTDAEKQTVVSLQLMAGGPVAASDQKSTIKDDMSYYTNDELLALNKDGFVGKPLSDQLNDSNNEIWYGQMTNGDYVLGIFNRNESTKTATVNFSDLGIQGEKQIRDLWTHTDEGKASSITVNIPAHGCKIVKLN; this is encoded by the coding sequence ATGAAAAAGACTATATTATTTTCAATGGCAATGGCGGTAGCTTCTCTTCTCGGCTCATGTGCCGACGATGTGGAAATGAAATATCCGCCAACTCACGAACTCTCCAATCTGCCTGTGGTTGAAGGTATCCATGATGGTGTAAAGGCTCCTATGTACTGGAGTGTCTATGAATACTGCATGATGCAGAATGCCGCTGGTGTGAACAACAACGATATGGACCTCACCTCAGACCAGTGGGATGAGATTGTGGATTGGGTGGCTACCGAACTGAAACCACATGGCTACGATATGATTTGTACTGATGGTTTCATCCCAATGCTCGCAAAGGATGAGTCTGGCTATATGACTCACTATGGTTCTCAGGCACTCAAGGACATCGTAGAGAAGTGTAGGGCTAAGGGCTTGAAGTTGGGTGTATATGACAATCCGCTTTGGATTCATGGTCCTAAGGAGACTAAGATTGAGGGAACAGACTATACTTTCGCCGACCTTTTCTATAATGGCGAGAACAAGGATAAGTTGTCTCACCCTACAGCCAAGGACATGAGCTTCTCTTGGGCTGTAGCCGAGAATCCTGGTTGCCGTGAGTATATTGATGGCTTCTTCAAGCACTACAAGGAGATGGGTGTAGAGTTCATCCGTATGGACTTCCTCTCTTGGTATGAGGATGGACAGGACCGCTACATGGGTGTTACAGGTCGTGGCTATGGTCGTGAGAACTATGCGCTTGCCATGCGTTATATCGCTGAGTCGGCTAAGAAATATGGCATCTTCACTTCTCTCGTGATGCCTCACCTCTATGCTGATGCACAGGTCGAGAGCCTGTATGGCAATATGGTTCGTATCGTCGCTGATACAGGTTCTGGTGGTTGGTGGCACTGTTCTGCACAAGACAAGGGTAAGTCATACAAAACATGGCCTAACTGCATGAATATGTTTGATGGTTTCACTTATTGGTCGCACATCAGTGGACGCAATAAGGTGATTCTCGATGGTGACTTCATCCGTCTCAACACCTTTGATACCGATGCGGAGAAGCAGACGGTTGTCTCCTTGCAGTTGATGGCAGGTGGTCCTGTGGCTGCATCCGACCAGAAATCTACCATCAAGGATGACATGAGCTACTATACCAACGACGAGTTGCTCGCCTTGAATAAGGACGGCTTCGTAGGTAAGCCTCTCAGCGACCAACTCAACGACAGCAACAATGAGATTTGGTATGGTCAGATGACAAACGGTGACTATGTATTGGGTATCTTCAACCGTAATGAATCGACTAAGACGGCTACAGTCAACTTCAGTGACTTGGGCATACAGGGTGAGAAGCAGATTCGTGACCTTTGGACGCATACAGATGAAGGCAAGGCTTCTTCCATCACCGTCAACATCCCAGCGCATGGTTGCAAGATTGTAAAATTGAACTAA
- a CDS encoding TonB-dependent receptor: protein MKTFLKKTTALLCLCMLMPLTLLAQEMLKVQGTVTDASGEPLIGVNVRTSSSKAGAVTDLDGTYTIEVSPKATLVFSYVGFESLTEAVKGRKKINVTMKEDAGVLNEVVVIGYGTMDKKELTSAISHVGEKDFLTISSLDPSMMIQGKVAGVSITNTGAGDPNNQASIQIRGVSSRSAGLGPLIVIDGVPGGNLTNINPNDIASFDVLKDGAASAIYGTRGSNGVIVVTTKKGSKDGSLHTSYSGMCSWDVMIKDLKMMSAQDYRDVRLGWGDSGVDLGGNVDWLDAVSRTGFTQQHTLTLSGGNEKSNYRVSADYRDAKGIDLRSRRQEYGGRASIMHTTKGGLFTITANIAPRIIYRDQADWSVFKDAIEANPTTPLMDPENPTRYYNFQGQAAGSNPVERQLLETDHGDTKLLDWDGTVKLNLLPLLMKDGKGNHNLSTQIMFADHQYDNNNSWFRPSTSTIAINNGRDGEASRSYSKERQYVAEWLANYMGSFGKHNVKGMLGYSYQYSQYSGFNAENKDFPNDALGPDNLGSGEYVKDEGEVGMGSYKNDAKLIAFFGRVSYDYDGKYLFTASLRHEGSSKFGANHKWGNFPAVSAGWRISQEKFMKNLKWISDLKIRGDYGVTGNQDFGSYKSLNTMTGFGYYIYNGKYFQVWGPAKNVNPDLRWEKAKNWNIGIDFSLFKNRFYGSLNYFNRKTEDLLGDYKVSVPPYLFDNTFVNVGTMKNYGFEFDLNLKAVNTKDFSYDLSFVGTTMQNKFVDFSNSEFVGQDYYDVVGTSDPYPYYNLQRIEKGQSLGNFYMWKYAGHTTDGEWLVYDKDGEIIRASQATAADRVKVGNGMPKFTMSSSHNFRYKNIDLSLFFRGAFGYDIFNIHDFYYGTRNFTGNRLQKAYGKNFQISGNSNPVVCDYFLEKGDYLKLDMVTLGYTFDLSKCRFLDRVRLYGTVKNVFTLTKFSGVDPSNYQVNGLTPGAQGSRDYFPSTRQFILGMTVDF, encoded by the coding sequence ATGAAAACATTTCTAAAAAAGACAACCGCACTGTTATGCTTATGCATGCTGATGCCGCTTACGCTTTTGGCGCAGGAAATGCTGAAAGTGCAGGGTACTGTCACTGATGCTTCTGGTGAGCCTCTGATAGGTGTAAATGTAAGGACATCTTCTTCCAAGGCAGGTGCCGTTACAGACCTGGATGGTACCTATACCATCGAGGTTTCTCCTAAGGCTACCTTAGTATTCTCATACGTGGGTTTTGAGTCTCTTACCGAGGCGGTAAAGGGACGCAAGAAAATCAATGTTACCATGAAAGAAGATGCTGGTGTGCTCAATGAGGTCGTTGTTATCGGTTACGGTACGATGGACAAGAAAGAGCTTACCTCTGCCATCTCTCACGTAGGTGAGAAAGACTTCCTTACTATTAGTTCACTTGACCCATCCATGATGATTCAGGGCAAGGTAGCTGGTGTGAGCATCACCAATACGGGTGCTGGTGACCCTAATAACCAGGCAAGTATTCAGATTCGTGGTGTGTCATCACGTTCTGCAGGTCTTGGTCCTCTGATTGTGATAGACGGTGTTCCTGGTGGAAATCTCACCAACATCAACCCTAATGACATCGCTTCTTTCGATGTCTTGAAGGATGGTGCCGCTTCTGCCATCTATGGTACTCGTGGCTCCAATGGTGTTATTGTGGTAACAACCAAGAAAGGCAGCAAGGACGGAAGCCTCCATACTTCTTATTCTGGTATGTGTTCTTGGGATGTCATGATTAAAGATCTCAAGATGATGAGCGCACAAGATTATCGTGATGTACGCCTCGGTTGGGGTGACTCTGGCGTTGATCTTGGTGGCAATGTCGATTGGCTCGATGCTGTCAGCCGTACTGGTTTCACCCAGCAGCACACACTTACCTTGAGTGGTGGTAATGAGAAGAGTAACTATCGTGTCAGTGCCGACTATCGTGATGCCAAGGGTATCGATCTCCGCTCTCGTCGTCAGGAGTATGGTGGTCGTGCTTCCATCATGCATACTACCAAGGGTGGACTCTTCACCATCACTGCTAATATAGCTCCTCGTATAATCTATCGTGACCAAGCAGACTGGAGTGTCTTCAAGGATGCTATCGAGGCTAACCCTACAACTCCTTTGATGGATCCAGAGAATCCTACTCGTTACTACAACTTCCAAGGTCAGGCGGCAGGTTCTAACCCTGTGGAGCGTCAGCTCTTGGAGACAGACCATGGTGACACCAAGTTGCTGGATTGGGATGGTACGGTAAAGTTGAATCTTTTGCCTCTCTTGATGAAGGATGGTAAGGGCAATCACAATCTCTCTACACAGATTATGTTTGCTGACCACCAGTATGATAACAATAATTCTTGGTTCCGTCCATCTACCAGTACCATTGCCATCAACAATGGTCGCGATGGTGAGGCAAGTCGTTCCTACAGCAAGGAGCGTCAGTATGTGGCAGAGTGGTTGGCAAACTACATGGGTAGTTTCGGCAAGCACAATGTAAAGGGTATGTTGGGTTATTCTTACCAGTACTCACAGTATTCTGGATTCAATGCCGAAAATAAGGATTTCCCTAATGATGCTCTTGGTCCAGACAACCTCGGCTCTGGTGAGTATGTGAAAGATGAAGGTGAGGTCGGTATGGGTAGTTATAAGAACGATGCCAAGCTCATCGCCTTCTTCGGTCGTGTAAGCTACGACTATGATGGCAAGTATTTGTTTACTGCTTCTCTCCGTCATGAGGGCTCTTCTAAGTTTGGTGCTAACCACAAGTGGGGTAACTTCCCTGCCGTATCTGCAGGTTGGCGTATCTCTCAGGAGAAGTTTATGAAGAATCTCAAGTGGATCAGCGACTTAAAAATCCGTGGTGACTACGGTGTTACTGGTAACCAGGATTTTGGTAGCTACAAGTCTTTGAACACCATGACAGGTTTTGGATATTATATCTATAATGGTAAGTATTTCCAGGTTTGGGGACCTGCTAAGAACGTGAACCCTGACTTGAGATGGGAGAAAGCCAAGAACTGGAATATCGGTATCGACTTCTCTCTGTTTAAGAATCGCTTCTATGGTTCCTTGAACTACTTCAATCGCAAGACTGAGGACTTGTTGGGTGACTATAAGGTGTCTGTTCCTCCATACCTCTTCGACAATACTTTCGTCAACGTAGGTACGATGAAGAACTATGGTTTCGAGTTCGACCTCAACTTAAAGGCAGTCAATACCAAGGACTTCTCATACGACCTCAGTTTCGTAGGTACAACCATGCAGAATAAGTTCGTGGATTTCAGCAACTCCGAGTTCGTAGGTCAGGATTATTATGATGTAGTAGGTACATCAGATCCATATCCTTACTATAACTTGCAGCGCATAGAGAAAGGACAGTCATTGGGTAACTTCTATATGTGGAAGTATGCAGGCCATACTACAGATGGAGAATGGCTTGTTTATGACAAGGATGGCGAGATAATCCGTGCTTCGCAAGCTACGGCAGCCGACCGTGTCAAGGTAGGCAATGGTATGCCTAAGTTCACCATGTCTTCGAGCCATAACTTCCGTTACAAGAACATCGACTTGTCTTTGTTCTTCCGTGGAGCATTTGGCTATGACATCTTCAATATCCACGACTTCTACTATGGAACTCGCAACTTTACAGGTAACCGTTTGCAGAAGGCATACGGCAAGAACTTCCAAATCAGTGGCAATTCCAACCCTGTGGTTTGCGACTACTTCTTGGAGAAAGGCGACTATTTGAAACTCGATATGGTAACCTTGGGTTATACATTCGATTTGTCAAAGTGTCGTTTCCTTGACCGAGTAAGATTGTATGGAACAGTGAAGAACGTGTTTACCTTGACCAAGTTCAGCGGTGTTGACCCTTCGAACTATCAAGTAAATGGACTTACTCCAGGAGCACAAGGCTCACGTGACTATTTCCCATCAACACGTCAGTTTATCCTTGGCATGACAGTAGATTTCTGA
- a CDS encoding SusF/SusE family outer membrane protein: protein MVQNIQLKYSSLCLLVCMLLMNLLTSCDGEKDLKIIDGNLPIKTSVLYMVGDATPSGWSIDDPTPFTRGEEDNMVFTWEGTLNAGEMKLCLTTGNWDAGFIRPVNDQEAISKSNISGQTFAMWAGDPDNKWRVTEAGKYRLSFDLRNWTMSTEYLGEKDKPAVEPIALDHLYAIGPATLAGESGWEWDQAPELEKKSDYIYVYEGELKAGELKLAGEKDFNAVFIRPASADANKINKNGVESADFVYTTGPDDKWVVEDHGNYRLTFDLEHWTIQAEFLNVIEDTPEYYMIGDATPGGWSWDECQVLTQDANNKDVFTWEGKLKEGTFKMSNKKDFNAAFVRPSSADVEVNANGVAANDFVVSAGDPDNQWKVTEAGTYKITLNLKNKTIEVVKK from the coding sequence ATGGTACAAAATATTCAATTGAAATATAGCAGTCTTTGCCTGTTGGTTTGCATGTTGTTGATGAATTTGTTGACAAGTTGCGACGGCGAGAAAGACTTGAAGATTATTGATGGCAATCTGCCTATCAAGACTTCTGTATTATATATGGTGGGAGATGCCACTCCTAGTGGTTGGAGCATTGACGACCCTACACCTTTTACAAGAGGCGAGGAGGACAATATGGTCTTCACTTGGGAAGGTACGCTCAATGCTGGTGAGATGAAACTTTGTCTCACGACAGGTAATTGGGATGCAGGATTCATTCGCCCTGTTAATGACCAAGAGGCTATATCTAAGTCCAATATTAGCGGACAGACCTTCGCCATGTGGGCTGGTGACCCAGACAACAAGTGGCGAGTAACCGAGGCTGGTAAGTATCGCTTGTCTTTCGACTTGCGCAATTGGACGATGTCAACAGAGTATCTTGGCGAGAAAGACAAGCCTGCCGTAGAGCCTATTGCTCTCGACCATCTTTATGCCATTGGTCCTGCTACCCTTGCAGGAGAGTCTGGCTGGGAATGGGATCAAGCTCCTGAATTGGAGAAGAAGTCTGACTACATCTATGTATATGAGGGTGAGTTGAAGGCAGGTGAGTTGAAACTTGCTGGTGAGAAGGACTTCAATGCAGTATTTATTCGTCCAGCATCTGCTGATGCCAACAAGATCAACAAGAACGGTGTCGAGTCTGCAGACTTCGTCTATACTACAGGTCCTGATGATAAGTGGGTCGTAGAGGATCACGGAAATTATCGTTTGACCTTCGACCTTGAGCATTGGACCATTCAAGCAGAGTTCTTAAATGTCATCGAGGATACTCCTGAGTATTATATGATAGGTGATGCCACTCCTGGTGGGTGGTCTTGGGATGAGTGCCAAGTCTTGACACAAGATGCCAACAACAAGGACGTGTTCACTTGGGAAGGTAAGTTGAAGGAAGGCACATTCAAGATGAGTAATAAGAAGGACTTCAATGCTGCATTTGTTCGCCCATCTTCTGCTGATGTAGAGGTAAATGCCAACGGTGTGGCTGCTAACGACTTTGTTGTCTCTGCAGGTGATCCTGATAATCAGTGGAAGGTAACAGAGGCAGGTACTTATAAGATTACCCTCAACCTCAAGAACAAGACTATCGAAGTCGTAAAGAAATAA
- a CDS encoding TIM-barrel domain-containing protein, with protein MKRLLSFAFIACAAFLTVTAQGVVSNNPVAATNAIVKCGNARFTVLTPEMIRIEYSAKGTFEDQATFTVVNRNLDVPQFTKTEDDTYLYIRTSNLKLKYRKGTDPRTIPASSTNLTIAVNGDGVQSVWYPGKPDPLNLKGTCRTLDGLMGDSKRSEMENGLVSRSGWAVIDDSWSSSRADGGRSYALVPSTEVGYSWWADRADNHAMDTYFLGYGHNYKKAIADFTKIAGDIPLPPDYVFGYWYSKYASYSADDYRNIMKDLKTNKIPTDVMILDMDWHWNGNAYSGSEGRGGWTGWSWNTNLIPNATQLLSEMHEQNFKTALNLHPADGINEVESPSYFAAMKSELGGKYLNDDKNTINWSLDYTDFTKSFFKNIIRDHEKEGVDFWWIDWQQHLTSPYTNSLSETFWCNHVFYNEAAKRTDHRPVIFHRWGGLGSHRYQIGFSGDANISYDALAFEPYFTATASNVGYGYWGHDLGGHMYSSEELVNNPNLVLRWIQFGVFTPIFRTHATSDDRIERRIWKFSNFPTILEAVRLRYTLFPYIYTMARKTYETGISLCRPLYYEYPEVEEAYTYDGEYFFGDDILVAPITAQAGSDGKTNKEIWFPEGKWWSASTHEMIEGPCKRTMTFTEEQIPYFFREGSVIPFNPSTVMNVTERPDNLVLHVVAGANGEGSLYEDDGDNADYAIAYAKTSLKQVCDGNRGEYIISERQGSASKAPQNRSYVMHIYNTSAPISAQVDGVSATFSYDEATHCTTVEVPSGSCSLERKVVVEYSPATAIDR; from the coding sequence ATGAAGAGATTATTATCTTTCGCTTTCATTGCTTGTGCTGCATTTCTTACGGTAACAGCACAAGGTGTTGTAAGCAACAATCCTGTGGCTGCAACCAATGCTATCGTGAAATGTGGCAATGCTCGTTTCACCGTGCTTACTCCTGAGATGATACGCATTGAGTATAGTGCAAAGGGTACGTTTGAGGATCAAGCAACATTTACGGTTGTCAATCGTAATTTGGATGTTCCTCAATTTACAAAAACTGAAGACGATACCTATTTATATATAAGAACATCCAACTTGAAGTTGAAGTATCGCAAGGGTACAGACCCTCGTACAATACCAGCTTCTTCCACGAACCTTACCATTGCAGTCAACGGTGATGGTGTTCAGTCCGTATGGTATCCAGGTAAGCCAGACCCATTGAACCTGAAGGGAACCTGCCGTACTTTGGATGGACTGATGGGCGATAGCAAGCGTTCAGAGATGGAAAACGGTCTTGTGTCACGTTCTGGTTGGGCAGTGATAGACGACTCTTGGAGTTCCTCTCGTGCAGATGGTGGACGTTCATACGCATTGGTGCCAAGTACGGAAGTTGGATATAGTTGGTGGGCTGACCGTGCAGACAATCATGCAATGGACACCTATTTCTTGGGTTATGGTCACAATTACAAGAAGGCAATAGCCGACTTTACAAAGATAGCAGGTGACATACCTTTGCCTCCAGACTATGTGTTTGGATATTGGTATAGCAAGTATGCCTCTTATTCGGCAGATGATTATCGCAATATCATGAAGGACTTGAAGACGAACAAGATTCCTACTGATGTGATGATTCTCGACATGGATTGGCATTGGAATGGTAATGCTTACAGTGGTTCGGAAGGTCGTGGAGGTTGGACTGGTTGGTCTTGGAATACAAACTTGATTCCAAATGCTACCCAATTACTTTCAGAGATGCACGAACAGAACTTTAAGACTGCTCTCAACTTGCATCCTGCCGATGGAATCAATGAGGTGGAGTCTCCATCTTATTTTGCGGCAATGAAGTCCGAATTGGGTGGCAAGTATCTCAATGATGATAAGAACACCATCAACTGGAGTCTTGATTATACAGATTTTACAAAGTCTTTCTTTAAGAATATCATCCGTGACCATGAAAAAGAAGGCGTAGATTTCTGGTGGATAGATTGGCAACAGCATCTTACGAGTCCATATACCAACTCTTTGAGTGAGACATTCTGGTGCAACCATGTGTTCTATAATGAGGCAGCGAAGCGTACCGACCATCGTCCTGTCATCTTCCATCGTTGGGGAGGTTTGGGTAGCCATCGTTATCAGATAGGTTTCTCGGGTGATGCCAATATCAGTTATGACGCTTTGGCATTTGAGCCATACTTCACAGCAACGGCTTCTAATGTTGGTTACGGTTATTGGGGACACGACCTGGGAGGTCACATGTATTCAAGTGAAGAACTTGTCAACAATCCTAACCTCGTGTTACGCTGGATTCAGTTTGGCGTGTTTACCCCAATCTTCCGTACTCATGCCACAAGTGATGACCGCATCGAACGTAGAATCTGGAAGTTCTCTAATTTCCCTACCATATTGGAGGCAGTGCGTTTGCGTTATACTTTGTTCCCATACATCTACACGATGGCTCGCAAGACATACGAAACAGGTATCTCTCTTTGCCGTCCACTCTATTATGAGTATCCAGAGGTAGAGGAGGCTTACACATACGATGGAGAGTATTTCTTTGGTGATGACATCTTGGTGGCTCCTATCACGGCTCAAGCAGGGAGTGACGGAAAGACCAATAAGGAAATCTGGTTCCCTGAAGGTAAATGGTGGAGTGCATCTACTCATGAGATGATAGAAGGCCCATGCAAGCGCACAATGACATTTACAGAAGAACAGATACCTTATTTCTTCCGTGAAGGTTCGGTCATTCCTTTCAATCCATCTACAGTGATGAATGTTACGGAACGTCCTGATAACTTGGTGCTCCATGTGGTGGCTGGTGCCAATGGTGAAGGTTCTCTTTATGAGGATGATGGTGACAATGCAGATTATGCTATCGCTTATGCCAAGACTTCCTTGAAGCAGGTCTGTGATGGCAACAGAGGGGAATACATCATCTCGGAACGTCAAGGCTCAGCAAGCAAAGCTCCTCAGAACCGTTCTTATGTGATGCACATCTATAATACTTCTGCTCCTATCTCAGCCCAAGTGGATGGTGTGAGTGCAACTTTCAGCTATGATGAGGCTACTCATTGCACTACGGTGGAAGTACCTTCGGGAAGTTGTTCGCTGGAACGAAAAGTCGTCGTGGAGTATAGTCCTGCGACTGCAATAGATAGATAG